The proteins below are encoded in one region of Pomacea canaliculata isolate SZHN2017 linkage group LG7, ASM307304v1, whole genome shotgun sequence:
- the LOC112569450 gene encoding uncharacterized protein LOC112569450, with amino-acid sequence MKIYCRFCLKTMCVLHLVLLCCFFTSVTPKDVEYACLAVREAMLTVVCKINKTATASAGCISMQNNVTFDLTLTETVTKCVGPPLPPNAVCEKKNNPNPNTCWCDESDGEIFTYKYLYKVDKSQDLGALLKCKYCAKAPPYKKAEALDGCNVTDIDTEPSLTHRICGRLSLLVALFLTGMFIVTLL; translated from the exons ATGAAAATTTATTGCCGTTTTTGTCTTAAAACTATGTGCGTTTTACATCTGGTGTTGCTTTGCTGCTTCTTCACGTCAG TGACACCTAAAGACGTGGAATATGCTTGCCTAGCAGTCAGAGAAGCTATGCTCACTGTGGTCTgcaagatcaacaaaacagcaacCGCAAGTGCAGGATGTATCTCCATGCAAAACAATGTGACGTTTGATTTGACACTGACAGAAACAGTAACAAAATGCGTTGGACCACCACTACCGCCAAAtgctgtttgtgaaaaaaagaacaaccctaaccctaatacTTGCTGGTGTGATGAGTCAGATGGAGAAATTTTTACTTACAAGTATTTATACAAAGTCGACAAAAGCCAAGATTTGGGGGCCCtactgaaatgtaaatattgtgcAAAGGCACCTCCATATAAAAAAGCAGAAGCCCTTGATGGTTGCAACGTGACTGATATTG ACACAGAACCATCGCTGACACACAGGATTTGTGGAAGGCTGTCGCTGCTCGTTGCACTTTTCTTAACAG